A single window of Halobacteriovorax sp. GB3 DNA harbors:
- a CDS encoding response regulator transcription factor translates to MDKILVIDDNEYFLEGFADILDDYYKITSCSNSTSCLDYVGADKFNAIVVDIHMPIWDGYSVIERIKSQPKYNGCPIILMSSDLNVAKKIKGLEIEVDDIIDKAMSPEEIIIRIKNKVEHFNGNNSRSTLDIGNMTIHRSLYQVFIDGEEIPLTHNEMKILLCLIDENGSLIPREEVVKKVWPDKVVGDGTLNTHLSNLRKKIKNFSGKINCVRDAGVCILVD, encoded by the coding sequence ATGGATAAAATTTTAGTTATTGATGATAATGAGTATTTTCTAGAAGGCTTTGCAGATATTCTTGATGATTATTACAAGATAACATCATGCTCAAACTCAACGAGTTGTCTTGATTATGTTGGTGCAGATAAGTTCAATGCTATCGTTGTCGACATTCATATGCCTATTTGGGATGGATACTCTGTAATTGAGAGAATCAAGTCGCAGCCTAAGTACAATGGTTGTCCGATTATTCTAATGAGTAGTGACTTGAACGTCGCAAAAAAAATCAAAGGTCTCGAGATTGAAGTTGATGACATCATTGATAAGGCCATGTCCCCTGAAGAAATAATTATTCGAATTAAAAATAAAGTAGAGCACTTCAATGGGAATAACTCCCGAAGTACTCTCGATATTGGAAATATGACAATTCATAGAAGTCTTTATCAAGTCTTTATAGATGGAGAGGAGATACCATTGACACACAATGAGATGAAGATCCTTCTTTGTTTAATAGATGAAAATGGTTCTCTTATTCCTCGAGAAGAAGTTGTTAAGAAAGTTTGGCCTGATAAGGTGGTTGGAGATGGAACTTTGAACACTCATCTTTCAAACTTGAGAAAAAAGATCAAGAACTTCTCAGGTAAGATAAACTGCGTAAGAGACGCAGGTGTCTGTATTCTCGTAGATTAG
- a CDS encoding motility protein A: MNFYSLIGFAAATTVLVLGLFLSTSNVIIFYDSVSLFIVIGGTVAAISISFPLPVLFKLLKVFFTRVIKGSQVNYAKTIATIIQTSEKYRTGTPIEQLIEECDIHFFKECLSLYADGIVDERSLTTILNERIENVHELYMRDTEKFQAMGKYPPAMGMMGTTIGMVVLLANLGGKDAMKTIGPAMGVCLITTLYGVIIANLMIVPVGENLEDSANERYLQNKIVLEGFRLMIKKTSPIVLAERLNSFLLPSDRLDWKEVLGK, encoded by the coding sequence ATGAACTTTTACTCTTTAATTGGATTTGCAGCAGCAACGACTGTCCTTGTTCTAGGACTATTTCTTTCAACTAGTAATGTAATCATCTTCTATGATTCAGTAAGTTTATTTATCGTTATTGGTGGGACAGTTGCGGCGATCTCTATTTCCTTCCCCCTCCCTGTACTCTTTAAACTCTTAAAAGTTTTCTTTACTCGAGTTATTAAAGGTAGTCAGGTTAATTACGCCAAAACAATTGCAACAATTATTCAGACTTCTGAAAAATATCGAACAGGTACTCCAATAGAACAACTCATTGAAGAATGTGATATTCATTTTTTTAAAGAATGTCTAAGTCTTTATGCAGATGGGATTGTCGACGAAAGATCTCTAACAACAATTCTCAATGAGAGAATTGAAAACGTTCACGAGCTCTATATGAGAGACACGGAAAAATTTCAGGCCATGGGTAAATACCCACCTGCAATGGGAATGATGGGAACAACAATTGGTATGGTTGTACTTCTTGCAAACCTTGGTGGAAAAGATGCAATGAAAACAATTGGTCCGGCCATGGGTGTTTGTCTTATTACAACTCTCTATGGGGTTATTATTGCCAACCTTATGATTGTTCCAGTAGGTGAAAACCTAGAGGACTCTGCTAATGAGCGATACCTTCAAAATAAGATTGTACTAGAAGGCTTTAGACTTATGATCAAGAAGACAAGTCCAATTGTGCTAGCAGAGAGACTAAACTCTTTTCTCCTTCCATCTGATCGCCTTGATTGGAAAGAAGTACTGGGTAAATAG
- a CDS encoding endonuclease/exonuclease/phosphatase family protein: MNFKIASSNIRFDNPQDGSHDWNGRRGILAQCLNEFAPDLLGTQEGREPQLKDLENNLIKLELVDSHREWIDERMYPCIFVNPETIEVHNSGDIWLSETPYEAGSKSFESAFPRLCTWIIATHKESQEKFFYVNTHLDHVLSQTRKEQIRVLIQECDKVNKENLPVVLTGDFNESPFEDVRKVIHDQWSDLRDCWFTLKKEEETSHHNFNGTREDGTRIDWILTSSNFRVYDLELYKENVDGIYPSDHFPVFGIYSIGH; encoded by the coding sequence ATGAATTTTAAGATCGCAAGTTCAAATATTCGCTTTGATAATCCACAAGATGGTTCCCATGATTGGAATGGAAGAAGAGGTATTCTGGCTCAATGCTTAAATGAATTTGCACCTGACCTTCTTGGGACGCAAGAAGGAAGAGAACCACAACTAAAAGATCTTGAAAATAATCTCATAAAACTAGAACTCGTCGATTCTCACAGAGAGTGGATCGATGAAAGAATGTACCCTTGTATTTTTGTAAACCCAGAGACTATTGAAGTTCACAATAGCGGAGACATCTGGTTAAGTGAAACTCCTTACGAAGCAGGCTCAAAGTCATTTGAAAGTGCCTTTCCTAGACTTTGTACTTGGATTATTGCAACTCACAAAGAAAGCCAAGAAAAGTTTTTCTATGTAAATACACACCTAGATCACGTTCTATCGCAGACGCGAAAAGAGCAAATAAGAGTTTTAATTCAAGAATGTGACAAAGTTAATAAAGAAAATCTTCCCGTTGTTTTAACTGGAGATTTTAATGAGTCTCCTTTTGAAGATGTACGAAAAGTGATTCACGACCAATGGTCTGATCTTCGAGACTGTTGGTTTACATTGAAAAAAGAAGAAGAAACTTCACATCACAATTTTAATGGAACAAGAGAAGATGGAACGAGAATTGATTGGATTCTAACCTCATCTAATTTTCGTGTTTATGATCTTGAATTATACAAAGAAAATGTTGATGGGATTTACCCATCAGACCATTTTCCTGTTTTTGGTATTTATTCTATAGGGCATTAG
- a CDS encoding phosphatidylserine decarboxylase, which produces MEIKYFNREKQDFEIEKVYGDKAVKWMYATSSGNVLANLLVKAPVSVAYGALQSTAWSKSKVDSFIKDFNINMSEYLPEEGRDSRDPYSSFNAFFIRRFKDGSRPFVETPNIMPAFSEARYFGYESIKDEEVIPVKGKYLNSKELLANEKWTSTFQDGPLLLARLCPVDYHRYHYPDNGKVIDYYKVGGEYHSVNPVALKEKADIFSTNIREVTILETENFGKLAYVEVGAIMVGKIIQSTDLKDFNRGDEKGFFLFGGSTVIVIGEKGKWRPSEDIMDLTGKGIETYIKLGSPVANAL; this is translated from the coding sequence TTGGAAATAAAGTACTTTAATAGAGAAAAACAAGATTTTGAGATAGAAAAAGTCTATGGTGATAAAGCGGTAAAATGGATGTACGCCACTTCTTCTGGTAATGTTCTGGCCAATTTATTGGTAAAAGCACCTGTGAGTGTCGCTTATGGTGCACTTCAAAGTACTGCATGGTCGAAATCTAAAGTAGATTCTTTTATCAAAGATTTTAATATCAATATGAGCGAATATCTTCCTGAAGAAGGACGTGATTCTAGAGATCCTTACTCAAGTTTCAATGCATTCTTTATTCGTCGTTTTAAAGATGGATCAAGACCATTTGTTGAAACTCCAAATATAATGCCGGCCTTTAGTGAAGCAAGATACTTTGGATATGAATCAATTAAAGACGAAGAAGTTATTCCTGTTAAAGGAAAGTATCTAAATTCAAAAGAACTTCTGGCCAATGAAAAGTGGACTTCTACTTTCCAAGATGGACCACTTCTTTTAGCGCGTCTATGTCCAGTCGACTATCACCGCTATCACTATCCAGATAATGGAAAAGTTATCGACTATTATAAAGTTGGGGGAGAGTATCACTCGGTAAACCCTGTCGCTCTTAAAGAAAAAGCGGATATCTTTTCTACAAATATTAGAGAAGTGACAATTCTAGAAACAGAAAACTTTGGCAAGCTCGCCTATGTTGAAGTCGGCGCGATTATGGTTGGAAAAATCATTCAATCAACAGATTTAAAAGATTTTAATCGTGGGGATGAAAAAGGATTTTTTCTCTTTGGAGGCTCAACGGTCATCGTTATTGGTGAGAAAGGAAAGTGGAGGCCAAGCGAAGACATTATGGATCTAACTGGTAAAGGAATTGAAACCTATATCAAGCTTGGATCTCCAGTGGCTAATGCCCTATAG
- a CDS encoding OmpA/MotB family protein codes for MVDDNEEIENTDFEDDLPVIRSVPKKSGGGDDSGWLMSYADLMTLLACFFILMMAFANYDPATFQRKAELMAKYFHGDNDISEDKMTKLAVELSTISNMDNVTKVLQHDEGLDVIMNVQTFFDLGEATLTSDADKFVQIIIDKIKSTHKDVRILVEGHTDDIPIHSRKFPSNWELSAARASTIVRKFESNGFDRNYLVAVGYGETKPAYPNEDKDGNPIKENQAKNRRIVLRILHKPEQEVQMGLGVLFKAQSNVEEIKPKAAPSK; via the coding sequence ATGGTTGATGATAACGAAGAAATCGAAAATACAGACTTTGAGGACGATCTTCCCGTCATAAGATCTGTTCCCAAAAAAAGTGGTGGAGGAGATGATTCAGGATGGCTCATGTCTTATGCCGACCTCATGACTCTACTTGCTTGTTTCTTTATTCTTATGATGGCCTTTGCGAACTATGACCCAGCAACTTTCCAAAGAAAGGCTGAGCTCATGGCAAAATATTTTCATGGAGATAATGATATCTCAGAAGATAAAATGACAAAGCTAGCAGTAGAACTCTCAACGATTAGTAATATGGATAATGTTACAAAGGTCCTTCAGCATGATGAAGGTCTTGATGTCATTATGAATGTTCAAACGTTCTTTGATCTCGGTGAAGCAACTCTAACCTCTGATGCCGATAAGTTTGTCCAAATTATTATTGATAAAATTAAGTCCACACACAAAGATGTTAGAATTCTTGTAGAAGGGCATACAGATGATATCCCAATACACTCAAGAAAATTTCCTTCAAACTGGGAGTTAAGTGCAGCAAGAGCCTCCACAATCGTAAGAAAGTTTGAATCAAATGGTTTTGATAGAAATTATCTCGTTGCAGTTGGTTATGGAGAGACAAAGCCTGCTTATCCAAACGAAGATAAAGATGGAAATCCAATAAAAGAAAATCAAGCAAAGAACAGAAGAATCGTTCTTAGAATCTTACATAAGCCAGAACAAGAAGTTCAGATGGGACTTGGTGTTCTTTTCAAAGCTCAATCAAATGTAGAAGAAATAAAGCCTAAGGCAGCGCCCTCTAAGTAA